A section of the Methanomicrobia archaeon genome encodes:
- a CDS encoding UDP-N-acetylglucosamine 2-epimerase codes for MRRREILLMRMIRACERRNEEYFVLDTGQQHYLCTMDRVFVERLGLPEARYNLDIGSGTHGEQTGKNLSGVEKILLKERPDVVLVEGDTNTQPLN; via the coding sequence ATGCGCAGAAGAGAAATTCTCCTGATGCGGATGATTCGAGCATGCGAGCGGCGGAACGAGGAGTATTTCGTTCTGGATACGGGGCAGCAACACTACTTGTGTACCATGGATCGTGTCTTCGTTGAGCGGCTCGGACTCCCTGAAGCTCGTTACAATCTAGACATCGGTTCGGGCACGCACGGCGAGCAGACCGGTAAGAACCTCAGCGGCGTAGAGAAGATTTTGCTAAAAGAACGGCCAGATGTTGTGCTGGTCGAGGGTGACACAAACACACAACCTTTAAATTAG
- a CDS encoding type II toxin-antitoxin system mRNA interferase toxin, RelE/StbE family — METKLKATLKRTYKKDKKLYDAVIKKIEEIMENPHRYKPLRHGLKGLRRVHLKKSFVLVFELDEEEKMVRFLDLDHHDAIYRKR, encoded by the coding sequence ATCGAGACGAAGTTAAAAGCAACGTTAAAAAGGACTTATAAAAAGGATAAGAAGCTCTATGATGCTGTGATAAAAAAGATCGAAGAGATAATGGAGAATCCACACCGTTACAAACCGTTACGGCATGGTTTAAAGGGTTTACGACGGGTTCACCTGAAGAAGTCCTTTGTTTTGGTATTTGAGCTAGATGAAGAGGAGAAGATGGTGCGATTCCTCGATCTTGATCATCATGATGCGATTTATAGGAAGCGATAA
- a CDS encoding methyltransferase domain-containing protein: MRNKKRYADRFVGTTPSDEKQLEDRQQKVLALFGRYKFERILDVGCGDGNFSVLLQEACKAEEVCGLEISAKGVELARSNGVKCLQLDVDEDDFPFEAEYFDAVFAGEVIEHVFDTDHFLDEVHRILKPDGTFVLTTPNLAAIHNRIALLFGYQPYPMKVSLNYALGHFIYPGWGASEHVRVMTRKGLVELLRVHGFKIIRITASGMSFPKDFQLFGLNLIKAIDKLITRLFPSLGYHSIVEVKRTDE, translated from the coding sequence ATGAGGAATAAGAAGCGATACGCGGACCGTTTCGTGGGCACGACACCGAGCGATGAGAAGCAGCTTGAGGACCGGCAGCAGAAAGTTCTCGCACTTTTTGGTCGCTACAAGTTCGAACGGATTCTGGACGTTGGCTGCGGCGACGGCAACTTTTCAGTTTTGCTACAAGAAGCATGCAAAGCAGAGGAAGTGTGCGGGCTTGAAATTTCGGCTAAGGGCGTGGAGCTGGCGAGGAGTAACGGAGTTAAGTGCTTGCAGCTTGATGTAGACGAGGATGATTTCCCGTTCGAGGCTGAGTATTTCGATGCCGTCTTCGCCGGCGAGGTGATAGAGCATGTATTTGATACGGATCACTTTTTGGATGAGGTTCATAGAATCTTGAAGCCAGACGGCACGTTTGTCTTGACGACGCCGAATCTGGCTGCTATCCATAACAGGATTGCCTTGCTATTCGGGTATCAACCTTACCCCATGAAAGTAAGCTTAAATTATGCCCTGGGGCATTTTATTTATCCTGGATGGGGCGCGAGCGAGCATGTAAGAGTGATGACACGTAAAGGCCTCGTAGAACTTTTACGAGTTCACGGGTTCAAAATAATCCGCATAACCGCATCAGGAATGTCTTTCCCCAAAGACTTTCAACTTTTTGGTTTGAATCTAATCAAGGCGATAGACAAACTAATCACCCGATTATTCCCCTCCTTAGGCTATCATTCAATTGTTGAAGTTAAAAGAACAGATGAGTAA
- a CDS encoding glycosyltransferase family 4 protein, producing the protein MSKIVIAHGGNIGFLGGGTNRVLTFAGALAEAGYEVTLVVPKPHGEVPAAIRNRVEIYTVPVKPKRVWDQVVRAILVSRRAKKLAEKDKALLQLEHSTLGGIAASLGCSEYVLDVHDLEFDGSLYKKVPFGPRIIRYLERKAVSNASKIIAVSEPMKEFLVQEWHVPGEKIAVIPNGYFAERLKKFTITEEEKGLISFIGVLTHNVDYDKVIRLAKSREDVRIYVIGDGPMHTLFLKKLEEEGLKNVIVPGFLPDDEAYRILARSQVCIFPLRDTVHTRVAMHMKTLDYAALGKAIATDRDGTAVIFEEHNAALVSDPAKPDEFVANVHRLLEDAKLRREMGEDAKKLVEDFTWAKQGEKLVRLYENYEGE; encoded by the coding sequence ATGTCAAAAATAGTAATAGCCCACGGCGGGAACATCGGCTTTCTGGGCGGTGGAACCAACAGGGTTTTAACCTTTGCAGGAGCTTTGGCTGAAGCTGGCTATGAGGTTACCTTAGTAGTTCCGAAGCCTCACGGAGAAGTCCCTGCGGCTATTCGAAATCGTGTAGAAATTTATACGGTTCCGGTGAAGCCAAAGAGGGTATGGGACCAAGTAGTAAGAGCGATTTTAGTCTCTCGAAGAGCAAAGAAATTAGCAGAAAAGGATAAAGCACTCTTACAATTGGAGCACTCCACGTTGGGCGGGATTGCCGCGTCGCTGGGTTGCTCAGAGTATGTGCTGGATGTGCACGATTTAGAGTTTGACGGCTCCCTGTATAAAAAAGTTCCGTTCGGTCCTCGAATTATCCGGTACCTTGAACGGAAAGCGGTGAGCAATGCATCGAAGATTATCGCGGTCTCGGAGCCGATGAAGGAGTTTTTGGTGCAAGAATGGCACGTGCCGGGGGAAAAGATAGCGGTTATTCCGAACGGCTATTTTGCCGAGAGGCTGAAGAAATTCACGATAACCGAGGAGGAGAAAGGTTTGATTTCATTTATCGGTGTGCTAACCCATAATGTAGATTACGATAAAGTTATACGGTTAGCGAAATCACGAGAAGACGTAAGAATATACGTGATAGGGGACGGCCCGATGCACACTCTATTTTTGAAGAAGTTAGAGGAGGAAGGGCTAAAGAACGTGATAGTGCCCGGATTCCTGCCAGACGACGAAGCGTACCGGATCCTGGCACGGTCACAGGTTTGTATCTTCCCTTTGAGAGACACGGTTCACACGAGGGTGGCAATGCACATGAAGACACTGGATTATGCAGCGTTGGGAAAGGCGATTGCAACGGATAGAGATGGAACGGCAGTCATATTCGAGGAGCATAATGCGGCACTGGTCTCCGACCCGGCGAAACCTGATGAATTCGTAGCGAACGTGCATCGGCTTTTAGAGGATGCGAAGTTAAGGAGAGAAATGGGCGAAGATGCGAAAAAACTCGTGGAGGATTTTACGTGGGCGAAACAGGGGGAGAAGCTGGTGAGGCTTTATGAGAATTATGAGGGGGAATAA
- a CDS encoding Gfo/Idh/MocA family oxidoreductase: protein MKKERQIAVLGAGNVANGMHLPAWRNIKAEVVAVCDTNRASAERTAKNWKIPRVYTDFDELLEVEKGAIIDICTPPVTHAPLSIKAMEAGFNVVLEKPMTMSIEESAEILTEYHKKREEIQLCVIHNYLFSHSMLKIKSILEKKRVEILDVNISMLHTLTDEMISDKNHWVHSLPRGRFGECLIHPVYLLRNLLGELTIRDVWSAKRGPYDWVQYDELHATFNSNEKIGSIYISFNSPRESSFPLMNIYGKNAIINFDGTNSTLTVQGRLNTSARTGRIADAFKVSSQTIGSTTKNAFNVLRGKWKSGHENLFRFFVDSISEDKEMPYTPEEAFEANRTFLEVLEKIGKTA from the coding sequence ATGAAGAAAGAGCGACAGATTGCTGTATTAGGTGCGGGTAATGTGGCAAACGGGATGCATTTACCCGCCTGGAGAAATATAAAGGCTGAAGTGGTAGCGGTATGCGACACAAACAGAGCGAGTGCAGAGAGGACTGCCAAGAACTGGAAGATACCTAGGGTCTATACGGATTTTGATGAATTATTAGAGGTCGAGAAAGGTGCAATAATAGATATCTGCACTCCACCGGTTACACATGCACCGTTAAGCATAAAAGCCATGGAAGCTGGCTTTAATGTTGTGCTTGAGAAGCCTATGACAATGAGTATTGAAGAGAGCGCGGAGATATTAACAGAATACCACAAAAAAAGAGAAGAAATACAACTTTGCGTCATTCATAATTATCTCTTTAGCCATTCCATGCTCAAAATAAAGTCGATTTTAGAGAAGAAAAGAGTTGAGATTCTAGACGTGAATATTAGTATGCTCCATACATTAACTGATGAAATGATATCTGATAAAAATCACTGGGTTCATTCGTTGCCAAGAGGAAGGTTTGGTGAGTGCTTGATCCATCCAGTGTATCTTTTGCGAAACTTGCTGGGGGAGTTAACTATACGAGATGTTTGGTCGGCAAAGAGAGGCCCCTATGACTGGGTACAGTACGATGAATTGCACGCAACATTCAATTCAAATGAAAAAATTGGAAGCATATATATATCATTCAACAGTCCGCGGGAAAGTAGCTTCCCGCTGATGAATATATACGGAAAAAATGCAATAATAAACTTCGATGGAACAAATTCAACACTCACGGTTCAAGGACGTTTGAATACAAGCGCGAGAACAGGAAGAATCGCAGATGCATTTAAAGTCTCGTCGCAAACAATAGGTTCAACGACTAAGAATGCCTTTAACGTACTCCGAGGAAAGTGGAAATCTGGACATGAGAATTTGTTCAGGTTCTTTGTTGATAGCATCTCAGAGGATAAGGAGATGCCGTATACGCCAGAAGAGGCTTTTGAGGCAAATCGAACCTTCTTGGAAGTACTGGAAAAAATTGGGAAGACCGCATGA
- a CDS encoding methyltransferase domain-containing protein, with protein sequence MKNFYEQKEVWEKYREDIEKRVETYYREAISLIPADVESVLDAGCGEGTFLSLLHHGYRLVGLDASITALRYAKAAMVWGSLDNLPLKSNSFDLVTTLETLEHLKQDTFFDALAELKRVARKYIIVSVPNDEPLEYYLVVCPSCGCHFNAVGHVRSFSRDSLEKLFYPEFSLQTIIETGDIVEYPTYNKVIFVALRSYIKPKPPRDAICPQCGYRMDEEKDRISYSEMPVSLRVLKRVTDFIWRPKKRVYHFLALYEK encoded by the coding sequence ATGAAAAATTTTTACGAACAGAAAGAAGTATGGGAAAAATACCGTGAAGATATAGAGAAAAGAGTCGAAACATATTATAGAGAGGCCATTAGCCTAATTCCTGCCGATGTGGAGAGTGTCCTTGATGCAGGATGTGGAGAAGGGACATTCCTTTCACTGCTTCACCACGGATATCGTCTAGTTGGGTTAGATGCAAGCATAACCGCGTTAAGATATGCTAAAGCTGCAATGGTCTGGGGTTCTTTGGATAACTTACCACTTAAAAGCAATAGCTTTGACCTCGTAACCACCCTAGAGACTTTGGAACACCTGAAACAAGATACTTTTTTTGATGCACTCGCGGAATTAAAAAGAGTTGCCAGGAAATATATTATTGTGTCAGTACCGAATGATGAACCCTTAGAGTACTATCTTGTGGTATGTCCTTCGTGCGGATGTCATTTTAACGCAGTCGGTCATGTTAGAAGTTTTAGTCGCGATTCACTCGAAAAGCTGTTCTATCCTGAGTTCTCATTACAAACAATCATAGAAACCGGCGATATTGTCGAATACCCGACCTATAATAAAGTTATTTTTGTGGCTTTACGCTCATATATAAAACCAAAACCTCCAAGAGATGCAATATGCCCACAATGTGGTTACAGAATGGACGAAGAGAAGGATAGAATATCATACTCAGAAATGCCAGTAAGTCTTAGAGTCTTGAAACGAGTTACAGATTTTATTTGGCGACCTAAAAAAAGGGTTTACCATTTTTTAGCGCTATACGAAAAATGA
- a CDS encoding glycosyltransferase family 4 protein has translation MKILYVLSTSRGGLPHYTAELANAVSNYAEVTVIKPEETTADDVFSDKIEVINAFKPLTLSFVDMYELRRASRMLSPFNLAKFFSYQNIAVVNTINPDIVHFNDIPPQIQIFARKIKKYPKIVTYHGVSNRKILVKTSNFKLFFFTSIMSIWNILNPLFFDIKFDRAIVHTQMHKEALMNEGMAAEKIAVIPHGAYKFFKDYGIYGDEEENCILFFGNIVWSKAFDVLTDAISLVVKEIPDLKLIIAGDGVIPKRSREIIEKYKTNFEVHNYFISNEKVGGFFSRASLVVVPNRKQDGHSGSLTVAYSFGKPVVTTNVGEFPILVSDAGCGLVVPPDDPKALAEAILKLLKDDELRKKMSENALKKAEELSWDNIAKLHMKVYEEVLEKRRVK, from the coding sequence ATGAAGATACTTTATGTGTTATCAACGAGTAGGGGTGGCCTTCCGCATTATACCGCGGAGCTTGCAAATGCCGTATCCAACTATGCGGAAGTAACAGTAATCAAGCCCGAGGAGACAACAGCTGACGACGTTTTCTCTGATAAAATAGAAGTCATAAATGCATTTAAACCGTTAACTTTATCTTTTGTGGATATGTATGAATTGCGGAGAGCTAGCAGGATGCTCTCTCCTTTTAACTTAGCGAAATTTTTCTCCTATCAAAATATTGCAGTTGTAAATACAATTAATCCAGATATCGTTCATTTTAATGATATTCCCCCTCAGATACAAATATTTGCTCGAAAAATCAAAAAATACCCGAAAATTGTCACTTATCATGGCGTATCAAACAGGAAGATTTTAGTGAAAACGTCTAACTTTAAATTATTCTTCTTTACAAGCATTATGAGTATCTGGAATATATTAAATCCGTTATTTTTTGATATAAAATTTGACAGAGCGATTGTTCACACTCAAATGCATAAAGAAGCTTTGATGAACGAAGGAATGGCCGCAGAAAAAATTGCTGTTATTCCCCATGGCGCTTATAAATTTTTTAAGGACTATGGCATCTATGGGGATGAAGAAGAGAATTGCATCCTTTTTTTTGGCAATATCGTCTGGAGCAAGGCTTTTGACGTTCTCACAGATGCTATATCGTTAGTAGTTAAAGAGATTCCCGATCTCAAACTCATCATCGCAGGCGATGGCGTTATACCCAAAAGAAGTCGAGAAATAATAGAAAAATACAAAACAAACTTTGAAGTCCATAACTATTTTATTTCCAACGAGAAGGTAGGAGGGTTCTTCTCCCGTGCCAGTCTCGTGGTAGTACCGAACAGAAAACAGGATGGGCATAGCGGCTCGTTAACCGTAGCCTACTCGTTTGGTAAGCCCGTGGTTACAACAAACGTTGGTGAATTCCCGATTCTGGTGAGCGATGCAGGCTGTGGCCTGGTCGTTCCTCCTGATGATCCTAAGGCATTGGCGGAAGCGATACTAAAGCTGCTGAAAGATGACGAATTGCGAAAAAAGATGAGTGAGAATGCCTTGAAGAAAGCAGAAGAGCTTTCGTGGGATAATATCGCGAAGCTGCACATGAAGGTCTATGAAGAGGTTCTCGAGAAAAGGAGGGTTAAATGA
- a CDS encoding DUF2206 domain-containing protein — translation MIIPDIFRLNDWQIRRSSQLLLSLLVAFDVIFLVDKFIFELPILPQLFGFVVLTFIPGFIILRILKIHDLDRTTNFLLTVGLSLSFIMIFGMLINALFSHIGISNPISSFSLFYSFNIAIATLVAIAYLRDKDFSSSQDILDLRCPPLMLSLLLLPFLSIFGAYTMTFYDSNLLVLLLLFLLSLVPIIVAFNKIPANFYPLVIFVVSLSILYHVNLISMHIWSFDIFFEFYSANLVAETGIWNPTLDYGAHSLLLITILAPAYSLLCDLSLIWVFKLIFPFLFALTPLALYQVYQRLNFGGYTFDPKSSLLAVFIFVFYYGFFKDMPDKQHIAELFFALILLLMVKKIPNRVVVALIFSFALITSHYGVSYMFMLALIFSLVTVYIWKNEEENSLVTSNYVLFFSILALAWYMYVASGTAFESIPKIGYHVLSSISEILQPDARSGVTYVLYESQSTLWLVYKIIHIAVQVLIAIGIITLLVPFLSKKIRNIEITSFIIAFYALLVFQITTTYGMGFDRVLQITLVLLSPLALIGCISVINFLARVRKNLTSSVSVSQKTFAIILVFFFLFNSGFVFEVTEDVVPSYSIALNRKVWDGWHVFNHSEVCSAVWIKERSPNDKVSSLATTMGKDGMIISEYYRHGEDFAYFHAKTTYLDPGICVYLGRSIPKKGIPCFVDSEIKYMNYNESAFYKEILMKSYKVFDTGETCVYYVP, via the coding sequence ATGATAATCCCAGACATATTTAGATTGAACGATTGGCAGATACGAAGATCTAGTCAGCTCTTATTATCTCTTTTAGTAGCATTTGACGTGATTTTTCTTGTAGACAAGTTCATCTTTGAACTACCAATATTGCCACAACTATTTGGTTTTGTAGTTCTTACATTCATACCTGGCTTCATAATCCTTAGAATCTTGAAAATCCATGACCTTGATAGAACTACAAACTTTCTCTTAACTGTAGGTCTCAGTCTTTCTTTTATCATGATTTTTGGCATGCTCATCAATGCGCTTTTTTCACACATAGGTATATCAAATCCGATCTCCTCCTTCTCGTTATTTTACTCCTTTAACATTGCTATTGCAACGTTAGTAGCTATCGCTTATTTAAGAGATAAAGATTTCAGCTCATCACAGGATATTCTAGATTTACGATGTCCCCCACTAATGCTCTCTTTGCTCTTACTACCATTTCTCAGTATCTTCGGGGCTTATACCATGACCTTTTATGATTCTAATCTCTTGGTGCTTCTTTTGCTTTTTTTGCTGTCTCTGGTTCCAATAATTGTTGCTTTTAATAAAATACCCGCGAATTTTTATCCTTTGGTTATTTTCGTAGTTTCGTTATCGATTTTATACCACGTAAATTTAATTTCAATGCATATATGGTCGTTTGACATATTTTTTGAGTTTTATAGTGCGAATTTGGTTGCTGAAACGGGGATATGGAATCCAACTTTAGACTATGGTGCCCATTCGCTTCTCTTAATAACCATCTTAGCCCCAGCCTATTCGCTACTTTGTGATTTAAGTCTCATATGGGTTTTCAAACTAATCTTCCCTTTCTTGTTCGCTCTTACACCGCTTGCTCTGTATCAAGTATATCAACGACTCAATTTTGGAGGTTATACTTTTGATCCTAAATCATCATTGCTGGCCGTATTCATTTTCGTTTTTTACTACGGCTTTTTCAAAGATATGCCGGATAAACAGCATATTGCCGAACTATTTTTTGCTTTGATTTTACTATTAATGGTTAAAAAAATCCCTAACCGTGTAGTAGTGGCGTTGATATTCTCTTTTGCGTTGATAACATCACATTACGGTGTGAGCTATATGTTTATGCTCGCTTTGATCTTCTCGTTGGTTACAGTTTATATATGGAAGAATGAGGAGGAAAATAGTCTTGTGACGTCTAACTATGTATTATTTTTTTCCATCCTCGCTCTAGCGTGGTACATGTACGTAGCCTCTGGAACGGCGTTTGAAAGTATTCCTAAAATAGGATACCATGTACTAAGTAGTATATCCGAAATTTTACAGCCTGATGCGAGGTCTGGTGTAACGTATGTGCTCTACGAATCTCAGAGTACACTTTGGTTAGTTTACAAGATTATACACATTGCAGTACAAGTTCTCATAGCTATAGGGATAATAACGTTACTTGTTCCTTTTTTAAGCAAAAAAATAAGAAATATCGAAATTACTTCCTTTATTATTGCCTTCTATGCGCTCCTAGTATTTCAGATAACTACGACATATGGGATGGGTTTTGACCGAGTGCTCCAAATAACTCTTGTATTACTTTCGCCATTAGCTTTAATCGGATGCATTTCAGTAATCAATTTTTTAGCTAGAGTGAGAAAAAATTTAACCTCCAGTGTGTCAGTTAGTCAAAAAACTTTTGCCATAATTCTTGTGTTCTTCTTTCTATTTAACTCTGGTTTTGTATTCGAAGTAACTGAAGATGTTGTTCCGTCTTACTCTATTGCGTTAAATAGGAAGGTTTGGGATGGTTGGCATGTGTTCAATCATAGCGAGGTGTGTAGTGCTGTATGGATAAAAGAGCGTTCGCCAAATGACAAAGTTTCATCACTTGCCACGACAATGGGCAAAGATGGGATGATAATATCTGAATATTACCGACACGGTGAGGATTTTGCTTATTTCCATGCTAAAACTACTTACTTAGATCCTGGGATATGCGTATATTTAGGCAGATCAATTCCCAAGAAGGGCATACCATGTTTTGTGGATAGCGAAATTAAGTATATGAACTATAATGAGTCTGCTTTTTACAAAGAGATATTAATGAAATCTTACAAAGTATTCGATACGGGAGAGACCTGCGTGTATTATGTCCCTTAA
- a CDS encoding glycosyltransferase, with the protein MSLKIAIVTKKLTVKGGAELAILELAKNFGCDIFTSDYNQDATYKDFSNLDVYFSPLKFNGNLPLLLKFINFPFIRELRKYDLIITTSGFYPKLIAVHRNLPQIIHFEQSPTNFNAGFARFISPLDFYATKRITRLVALSQNIRQKMLMRYSRDSTVVSAPVDVKRFINAPSEDFFLSVQRITADKRLHLQVEAFNKLPRERLIIVAGSYDQKYFNRIKKSSPKNVEFSVGLEREQIIELYSKCKATIQTSKDEPFGFVPIESMAAGKPCIAVNEGGFRETIIDGKTGIFIQEPYVDTLITAIKNIDKYNFDSGILRERAEELSLDNFITNFKRVFDDILG; encoded by the coding sequence ATGTCCCTTAAAATCGCAATTGTCACTAAGAAACTCACAGTAAAAGGTGGAGCTGAATTAGCAATCTTAGAATTAGCAAAAAATTTTGGTTGTGATATCTTTACATCTGACTACAATCAAGATGCTACCTACAAAGATTTTTCAAATTTAGACGTCTATTTTTCCCCTTTAAAGTTTAATGGAAATCTTCCGCTACTACTAAAATTTATAAATTTTCCATTTATAAGAGAGCTTAGAAAGTACGATTTAATCATCACTACTTCAGGTTTTTATCCAAAACTCATAGCCGTTCACCGAAACCTGCCCCAAATAATACACTTTGAGCAATCACCTACAAATTTCAATGCTGGTTTTGCTCGATTTATAAGTCCGCTTGATTTTTATGCCACAAAAAGAATTACGAGGTTGGTTGCTCTTTCCCAAAATATAAGACAGAAAATGCTAATGCGTTATAGCAGGGATTCTACAGTGGTCTCTGCTCCAGTAGATGTAAAGAGATTTATAAATGCGCCATCAGAAGATTTCTTCTTGTCCGTCCAGAGAATAACAGCGGATAAAAGGCTACATCTTCAAGTTGAAGCTTTTAACAAATTACCACGAGAGAGGTTAATTATTGTTGCCGGCTCTTATGATCAAAAATACTTTAATAGAATAAAAAAAAGTAGTCCAAAGAATGTTGAGTTTAGCGTAGGTCTCGAAAGAGAGCAAATAATAGAACTATATTCGAAGTGTAAAGCAACGATACAAACGTCAAAAGACGAGCCATTTGGATTTGTTCCTATTGAGAGTATGGCGGCTGGAAAGCCCTGCATTGCCGTCAACGAAGGAGGATTTAGAGAAACAATAATTGATGGAAAAACAGGGATTTTTATACAAGAGCCTTATGTGGATACTTTAATAACTGCTATCAAAAATATTGATAAATATAATTTTGATTCCGGCATATTAAGGGAAAGAGCTGAGGAATTATCGCTAGACAACTTTATAACAAATTTCAAAAGAGTATTCGATGATATTTTGGGGTAA
- a CDS encoding FkbM family methyltransferase: protein MDTVVDIGAQIGIFSCLAAKYADKVIAIEPHPVNFSLLRENMRLNNQRNIVPSQMAVSGKNGVQTLFLSEQGTADHSLIPFDTESLIEVTTCTLERLIESYELESISLLKMDCEGCEYEVLNSSRKLLNRIDRLVLESHHGYTEELIRLLRDEGFVVSVEDNYIYAYSCSGNNNIP, encoded by the coding sequence ATGGACACAGTGGTAGATATAGGAGCGCAGATAGGTATTTTTTCCTGTCTAGCAGCCAAGTATGCAGATAAAGTCATTGCCATCGAGCCGCATCCTGTAAATTTCTCTTTACTCCGAGAAAATATGAGATTGAACAACCAACGGAATATTGTTCCGAGCCAGATGGCAGTGTCAGGTAAAAATGGCGTTCAAACCTTATTCCTATCCGAACAGGGGACTGCGGACCATAGTTTGATCCCTTTTGACACTGAGTCTTTAATTGAAGTAACAACGTGCACTTTAGAACGACTTATTGAGTCATACGAACTTGAAAGTATCTCTCTTCTGAAAATGGATTGCGAAGGATGCGAGTATGAAGTTTTAAACTCATCACGTAAATTGCTCAATAGAATAGACCGACTTGTTTTGGAATCTCATCATGGCTATACCGAAGAATTGATTAGGCTTTTAAGAGATGAGGGTTTCGTAGTATCTGTCGAAGACAACTATATTTATGCGTATAGTTGCTCGGGTAATAATAATATACCCTAA
- a CDS encoding type II toxin-antitoxin system RelE/ParE family toxin yields the protein MRVIYTEEFKRDVQKVKDKKIQDRIKKIVQKLKDNPEIGKQLRYDLSGFRSIRLHPFRMLYEIRDDLIILHKFEHRKRVYK from the coding sequence ATGAGAGTAATCTATACCGAGGAGTTCAAAAGAGATGTGCAGAAGGTGAAGGATAAGAAGATTCAAGACAGAATAAAGAAGATCGTTCAAAAGCTAAAAGATAACCCTGAAATTGGAAAGCAATTGAGATACGACCTTTCTGGATTTAGAAGTATTAGACTTCATCCTTTTAGGATGCTCTACGAGATCAGGGATGATTTGATAATTTTACATAAGTTCGAGCACAGGAAAAGAGTTTATAAATGA
- a CDS encoding type II toxin-antitoxin system HicB family antitoxin: MEYTVLIYQAEEGGFWAEVPTLPGCYSQGETIEETMSAIKEAIEAHLVALRDEKEEMPTEEAFIIGRVKVEVAAVG, translated from the coding sequence ATGGAATATACGGTATTGATTTATCAAGCGGAAGAAGGCGGTTTTTGGGCCGAAGTCCCTACCCTGCCTGGCTGCTATTCTCAGGGCGAGACGATTGAGGAGACGATGAGCGCTATCAAGGAGGCAATAGAAGCGCACCTCGTGGCTTTACGGGATGAAAAGGAAGAGATGCCGACCGAAGAAGCGTTTATCATTGGCAGGGTAAAGGTAGAGGTAGCTGCTGTCGGATAA
- a CDS encoding type II toxin-antitoxin system HicA family toxin, whose product MSRLRGIKGEAALKAFVKAGGIERGGKGDHVNVKMPNGQIITMPRSKELKIGLLKAALKKAGLTEGEFLKLLK is encoded by the coding sequence TTGAGTCGGCTCAGAGGGATAAAGGGGGAAGCAGCACTAAAAGCCTTTGTAAAAGCAGGTGGCATTGAAAGGGGAGGTAAAGGGGACCACGTCAACGTGAAGATGCCAAATGGCCAAATTATTACGATGCCCCGCTCTAAGGAGCTTAAAATTGGCCTGCTTAAGGCGGCGCTAAAGAAAGCAGGCTTGACCGAGGGGGAATTCCTGAAATTGTTAAAATAG
- a CDS encoding type II toxin-antitoxin system VapC family toxin: protein MRFIDTNVFIYAVLKPRRALNEEEQRLKSASKEIFMRVNAGEEVLTTVVHLSEVANVMEDAANLTFSISFVKDLVLKSNIIVEQVSDTQYIESVLLAEEKRISINDALAYLMMKKKGAEEIYTFDKHFEQLDVNVVTC, encoded by the coding sequence ATGAGGTTCATAGATACAAACGTTTTCATCTACGCGGTGCTAAAACCGAGGAGAGCACTAAACGAAGAAGAGCAGCGACTAAAGAGTGCCTCAAAAGAGATTTTCATGCGTGTAAACGCGGGTGAAGAAGTACTGACAACCGTGGTGCACTTGAGCGAGGTTGCAAACGTCATGGAGGACGCCGCCAATCTGACTTTTTCGATCTCCTTCGTGAAGGATCTCGTGCTTAAGAGCAATATTATTGTTGAGCAGGTGAGCGATACTCAGTACATAGAAAGTGTTTTACTGGCAGAAGAGAAGCGAATTAGTATTAATGATGCCCTTGCTTATCTTATGATGAAAAAGAAAGGGGCCGAGGAGATTTATACATTTGACAAGCATTTCGAGCAGTTAGATGTTAACGTGGTCACGTGCTGA